One window of Clostridiales bacterium genomic DNA carries:
- the rlmKL gene encoding bifunctional 23S rRNA (guanine(2069)-N(7))-methyltransferase RlmK/23S rRNA (guanine(2445)-N(2))-methyltransferase RlmL — MATVHTLFAPVPLGLEAPLAEELRALRAGRVRERRAGVSFLADLEGAARVLMWSRVASRVLLRIAEVDAPDPDTLYAAVRELAWEEHVPVDGTLAVDVVASRSPISHTGYAALKVKDAIVDRLRDRFGRRPSVDTERPDVRVNVALRGKRATVSIDLAGDGLHRRGYRAPGEQVVAPLKENLAAGVLALAGWPRRAEEGGAFCDPMCGAGTLVIEAACVACDIAPGLGRAYLGVHGWLGRDDALWERLVAEARERAEAGIAAALGTGAAVPRFLGSDTDGRALALATASAGRAGLARVVRFEKRDALRARPPASSPGLVAFNPPYGERLGAEEIGELRALYSGVGARLREAFAEWDVCVVTAAVDVLPLMGLDIAAEHATFNGRIPVTVAVGRAGRVGTLSDRTSATSGTPATPSAPGHPPATPESEGVRQLANRLRKNVRHLGKWARRADITCYRIYDADLAEYALAVDVYHGAGPDEGRTLAHIAEYAPPDTVAPELARRRLTEAHATVADTLGIDPADVYLKVRTRQRGTAQYERQAAERRTLTVAEGGLLFEVNLSDYLDTGLFLDHRITRGMVRDAASGTRFLNLFAYTGTATVYAASGGAASTTTIDMSQNYLDWAARNMARNAFEGRRHTRVRADVLAWLDSPAARSAGPFDLVFCDPPTFSNSKRMDGTFDVQRDHADLIGRIVPLMAPGGTLLFSTNRKRFAFDADSLAAAALTSASGDPAALTWRDITAESIPPDFARTPRVHTLVRIEVGR, encoded by the coding sequence ATGGCGACAGTACACACCCTGTTCGCGCCCGTACCGCTCGGGCTCGAGGCACCTCTCGCCGAGGAGCTCCGCGCTCTTAGGGCCGGCCGCGTGCGTGAGCGGCGGGCGGGAGTCTCGTTTCTCGCGGACCTTGAGGGTGCGGCGCGTGTGCTCATGTGGAGCCGAGTCGCCTCGCGCGTGCTGTTGCGCATCGCCGAGGTGGATGCGCCCGATCCCGACACCCTCTACGCCGCGGTGCGCGAACTGGCGTGGGAGGAACACGTGCCGGTCGACGGCACGCTCGCGGTCGACGTGGTCGCCTCGCGCTCGCCGATCTCGCACACCGGCTACGCCGCGCTCAAGGTCAAGGATGCGATCGTCGATCGGCTGCGCGACCGGTTCGGGAGGCGACCGAGCGTGGACACCGAGCGCCCCGACGTGCGCGTCAACGTCGCGCTGCGCGGCAAGCGCGCCACCGTGAGTATCGACCTGGCTGGCGACGGGCTCCACCGACGCGGCTACCGCGCTCCCGGCGAACAGGTGGTCGCGCCGCTCAAAGAAAACCTCGCGGCCGGTGTGCTCGCGCTCGCGGGCTGGCCGCGCAGGGCCGAGGAGGGCGGCGCGTTTTGCGACCCGATGTGCGGTGCGGGCACGCTCGTGATCGAGGCCGCGTGCGTGGCGTGCGACATTGCGCCGGGGCTCGGGCGCGCCTACCTCGGCGTGCACGGGTGGCTCGGGCGCGACGACGCGCTCTGGGAGCGGCTGGTCGCCGAGGCCCGCGAGCGAGCGGAGGCCGGGATCGCGGCGGCGCTCGGCACCGGCGCTGCCGTCCCCCGGTTCCTCGGTAGCGACACCGACGGCCGGGCCCTTGCGCTCGCGACCGCCTCGGCGGGTCGCGCGGGACTCGCGCGCGTGGTGCGCTTTGAGAAGCGTGACGCGCTGCGGGCCCGGCCGCCCGCTTCCTCACCCGGCCTCGTCGCGTTCAACCCGCCCTATGGCGAGCGGCTCGGGGCCGAGGAGATCGGCGAGTTGCGAGCGCTCTACTCGGGCGTGGGGGCGCGGTTGCGCGAGGCGTTTGCGGAGTGGGACGTGTGCGTCGTGACGGCCGCGGTCGACGTGCTGCCGCTCATGGGACTCGACATCGCCGCCGAGCACGCGACGTTCAACGGACGCATCCCGGTCACCGTCGCCGTTGGGCGCGCCGGACGGGTTGGGACACTCTCGGATCGCACATCCGCTACGTCTGGCACCCCCGCCACCCCCTCGGCCCCCGGTCACCCGCCCGCCACGCCCGAATCCGAGGGCGTCCGCCAACTCGCCAACCGCCTGCGCAAGAACGTGCGCCACCTCGGCAAGTGGGCGCGCCGCGCCGACATCACCTGCTACCGCATCTACGACGCTGACCTTGCCGAGTATGCGCTCGCCGTCGACGTCTACCACGGCGCCGGCCCCGACGAGGGCCGCACGCTCGCGCACATCGCCGAGTACGCGCCGCCGGACACGGTCGCACCCGAGCTCGCACGCCGCCGCCTCACCGAGGCGCACGCCACCGTCGCCGACACCCTCGGCATCGATCCCGCCGACGTCTACCTGAAAGTCCGTACGCGCCAGCGCGGCACCGCACAGTACGAGCGTCAGGCCGCCGAGCGTCGCACGCTCACCGTGGCCGAGGGCGGCCTGCTCTTCGAGGTCAACCTCTCGGACTACCTCGACACCGGCCTGTTCCTCGATCACCGCATCACGCGCGGGATGGTGCGCGACGCCGCCTCAGGCACCCGCTTCCTCAACCTGTTCGCCTACACCGGCACCGCCACCGTCTACGCAGCTTCCGGTGGCGCCGCGTCGACGACTACGATCGACATGTCGCAGAACTACCTTGACTGGGCGGCCCGCAACATGGCGCGAAATGCGTTCGAAGGGCGTCGGCACACCCGCGTGCGCGCGGACGTGCTCGCGTGGCTCGACAGCCCCGCGGCGCGCTCGGCCGGCCCCTTCGACCTCGTCTTCTGCGACCCGCCCACCTTCTCGAACTCCAAGCGCATGGACGGAACCTTCGACGTGCAGCGCGACCACGCGGACCTCATCGGCCGCATCGTGCCGCTCATGGCGCCCGGCGGCACGCTGCTCTTCTCGACGAATCGCAAGCGCTTCGCCTTCGACGCCGACTCCCTCGCGGCCGCCGCGCTCACTTCGGCCAGCGGCGACCCCGCCGCGCTCACCTGGCGCGACATCACCGCCGAGTCCATCCCTCCTGACTTCGCGCGCACGCCTCGGGTACACACCTTGGTGAGGATCGAGGTCGGCCGATGA
- a CDS encoding cell wall-binding repeat-containing protein, with the protein MSSQYYSALCRAGRASKSSVVVCVFAAAFFFAAVADASAISCPEVMARAQRWVDLAVPYSQTSFFEGYRQDCSGFVSMAWRLTWPSGAARSLATDTLPGVCTPITREDLRPGDAIIRPKTATVWGHAVIFGGWSNAARTHYWAFEASNSAGGTRMRETPYPYWAASGVGFAPYRFNGIEEDLGAFIDPVAGACRYETAVAASRRAFPDPAAVETIVIATGESWPDALSGAGLAGAVKGPVLLTRRSALPASVRAEIVRLAPARAIVIGGEGAVAEDVAEAIGALGVRRVDRVAGTDRYETSAAVARVTVAEARAASPGYVPVVYVATGTDFPDALAAAPVSAFLARPVLLVHPSGVPTATAAALADISATRAFIVGGESAVYPAIASELATHVAEVRRLAGADRYSTALAVAGHGVSAGLTRANAGLATGVDFADALAGGAAQGLSAPASVLYLTPPSRLPEAVRAEISTHRAAIGRVRVYGGVAAVPDSVRVQVAAALRGW; encoded by the coding sequence ATGAGTAGTCAATACTACAGCGCACTTTGCCGCGCCGGTCGCGCGTCGAAATCGAGCGTGGTGGTCTGCGTTTTCGCCGCGGCGTTCTTTTTCGCCGCGGTCGCCGATGCCTCTGCGATCTCCTGTCCGGAGGTCATGGCGCGAGCTCAGCGCTGGGTCGACCTCGCGGTGCCGTACAGCCAGACGTCGTTTTTCGAGGGGTACCGCCAGGACTGCTCAGGTTTCGTTTCGATGGCGTGGAGGCTCACCTGGCCGAGCGGTGCCGCGAGGTCGCTCGCGACCGACACGCTCCCGGGGGTGTGCACGCCCATAACGCGTGAGGACCTGCGGCCGGGAGACGCGATCATCAGGCCCAAAACGGCGACGGTTTGGGGGCACGCCGTCATCTTCGGTGGCTGGTCGAACGCCGCGCGGACGCACTACTGGGCGTTTGAGGCGAGCAACTCGGCGGGCGGCACGCGCATGAGGGAGACGCCGTATCCGTACTGGGCGGCGTCCGGCGTCGGCTTCGCGCCCTACCGGTTCAACGGCATCGAGGAAGATCTCGGAGCGTTTATCGACCCGGTTGCCGGGGCGTGCCGCTACGAGACCGCCGTGGCGGCGTCGAGGCGGGCGTTCCCTGACCCGGCGGCGGTGGAAACCATCGTGATCGCGACGGGAGAGTCGTGGCCCGACGCGCTTTCCGGGGCCGGACTCGCCGGTGCGGTCAAAGGCCCCGTCCTGCTGACGCGCCGCTCGGCGCTGCCCGCGAGTGTTCGCGCCGAGATCGTGCGGCTCGCACCTGCGCGCGCGATCGTGATCGGGGGCGAGGGCGCGGTGGCCGAGGACGTCGCGGAGGCGATCGGCGCTCTCGGCGTCAGGCGCGTGGATCGCGTTGCTGGCACAGACCGCTACGAGACTTCCGCCGCCGTAGCGCGGGTGACCGTGGCCGAGGCGAGGGCGGCCAGCCCCGGATACGTGCCTGTCGTCTACGTGGCGACAGGAACTGACTTCCCCGACGCGCTCGCCGCCGCTCCGGTCTCGGCGTTTCTCGCCCGACCCGTATTGCTGGTGCACCCCTCGGGCGTGCCGACGGCCACGGCAGCCGCCCTCGCAGATATCAGCGCCACTCGCGCGTTCATTGTTGGCGGGGAGTCGGCGGTTTACCCGGCGATCGCCTCAGAGCTTGCGACTCACGTCGCCGAAGTGCGGCGCCTCGCGGGGGCGGATCGCTACTCTACCGCGCTTGCTGTCGCCGGACATGGTGTCTCAGCTGGACTCACGCGCGCCAACGCTGGTCTTGCGACAGGGGTCGATTTCGCCGACGCGCTTGCTGGAGGTGCGGCGCAAGGTCTGTCGGCCCCCGCATCGGTGCTCTACCTGACGCCGCCCTCGCGCCTGCCGGAGGCGGTCCGCGCCGAGATCTCGACGCACCGTGCCGCAATCGGGCGGGTGCGTGTGTACGGAGGCGTCGCGGCGGTCCCCGATTCCGTCCGCGTGCAGGTGGCCGCGGCGCTCCGCGGCTGGTAG
- a CDS encoding NYN domain-containing protein translates to MPDEAHALAVFIDFENLAVGAEQSSRRPRSRAAQKAAFDMKLVLERLVEKGKIVAKRAYADWARFPEYVTPLHELGIELTEIPQRGMTGKNSADIRLVVDAMELSYTKEHIDTFCIVSGDSDFTPLVGKLKENGKTVIGLGMKESTSDLLAANCDEFIYYEDLGRATSTPALGQEVPKAKRPAYKLLFESIEALQRENVDPIHSSMLKDTIKRKQPQFTESSYGYKSFTQLLEDAQKLGFVTLRKDQRSGTYVVEGFAR, encoded by the coding sequence ATGCCGGACGAAGCACACGCGCTTGCAGTGTTCATCGACTTCGAGAACCTAGCCGTCGGGGCCGAGCAGTCCTCGCGGCGCCCACGTTCTCGAGCCGCCCAGAAGGCGGCGTTCGACATGAAGCTCGTGCTCGAGCGGCTCGTCGAGAAGGGCAAGATTGTCGCGAAGCGAGCGTACGCGGATTGGGCGCGCTTTCCGGAGTATGTCACGCCGCTGCACGAGCTCGGCATCGAGCTCACGGAGATCCCGCAACGCGGGATGACCGGCAAGAACTCGGCGGACATCCGGCTTGTCGTCGACGCGATGGAGCTCTCATACACAAAAGAGCACATCGACACGTTTTGCATCGTGTCGGGTGACAGCGATTTCACGCCGCTTGTGGGCAAGTTGAAAGAGAATGGCAAGACCGTCATCGGACTTGGGATGAAAGAGTCCACGAGTGACCTGCTTGCGGCGAACTGCGACGAGTTCATCTACTACGAGGACCTGGGGCGGGCCACGTCGACACCCGCGTTGGGGCAAGAGGTCCCCAAAGCAAAGCGTCCGGCGTACAAGCTGTTGTTCGAGTCGATAGAGGCGCTGCAGCGCGAGAACGTCGACCCGATCCACTCGTCGATGCTCAAAGACACCATCAAGCGCAAGCAGCCGCAGTTCACCGAGTCGTCGTATGGCTACAAATCGTTCACGCAGCTGCTTGAAGACGCGCAGAAGCTCGGATTTGTCACGCTGCGCAAGGACCAGCGCTCAGGCACGTACGTGGTCGAAGGGTTCGCGCGCTGA